Below is a window of candidate division WOR-3 bacterium DNA.
GAAAGCCGGATCGGTGTCTCACCCGACGGCAAAGAGGTTGACTTAAAAAATGTTACCGAATGGGTGATTAACCCCTATGACGAATACGCAATAGAAGAGGCTTTAAGGATAAGAGAAAAATTTGGCGGCACCGTCTCGGTCGTTTCCTTAGGGGAAGAGAGGGTGAAGAATGCCCTAAAGACCGCCTTAGGGATGGGTGCTGATAATGCATTCCACATCTTAATTGAAGATTCGGGTTATGATGTTTTAAGGAAAGGTTATATCGCCTTTCAATTCTTAAAGGAGAGAGATTTTGATTTAATTTTCACTGGGAAGGTGGGGATTGACTATTACCTTGCCAGTTTCCCTCTAATCCTTGCCCAATTCTTAAATATCCCCTGCCTTTCGGCGATTGTCAAACTGGAAATAGAAGGGAAGAAGGTGCTTGCCTTCCGGGAGACCGAGATGGGAAAAGAGGTC
It encodes the following:
- a CDS encoding electron transfer flavoprotein subunit beta/FixA family protein, whose product is MNIFVFIKQVPHTESRIGVSPDGKEVDLKNVTEWVINPYDEYAIEEALRIREKFGGTVSVVSLGEERVKNALKTALGMGADNAFHILIEDSGYDVLRKGYIAFQFLKERDFDLIFTGKVGIDYYLASFPLILAQFLNIPCLSAIVKLEIEGKKVLAFRETEMGKEVCETSLPAIFTAEKGLNEPRYPTLRLLMAAQKKEILTKKGEEISSLSFSPTIQVLNTYLPPPRKQGRIIEGEPEKQVKELVRLLREEARVI